From a single Populus nigra chromosome 18, ddPopNigr1.1, whole genome shotgun sequence genomic region:
- the LOC133678798 gene encoding iron-sulfur cluster assembly protein 1-like: protein MLRQLVSKRLFTQRTQILPRFYHEKVIDHFNNPRNVGSFDKNDPTVGTGLVGAPACGDVMKLQIKVDDTTGEIIDARFKTFGCGSAIASSSVATEWVKGKQMEEVMTIKNTEIAKHLSLPPVKLHCSMLAEDAIKAAVKDYQTKRAKSNVDSEAEPAVQAAKA from the exons ATGTTGAGGCAACTGGTATCCAAGAGATTGTTCACCCAAAGAACTCAGATCCTGCCACGCTTCTATCACGAGAAGGTGATTGATCACTTCAACAATCCTCGCAACGTTGGTTCTTTTGACAAGAATGATCCGACGGTGGGTACTGGGCTTGTCGGTGCACCTGCCTGTGGTGATGTGATGAAGCTGCAGATTAAGGTGGATGATACGACTGGTGAGATTATAGATGCTCGTTTCAAAACCTTCGGTTGTGGCTCCGCTATTGCTTCCTCCTCTGTTg CTACTGAATGGGTGAAAGGGAAACAAATGGAGGAAGTTATGACCATCAAGAACAC GGAGATCGCAAAACATCTTTCTCTTCCACCAGTTAAGCTGCACTGCAGCATGCTTGCTGAGGATGCCATCAAGGCCGCCGTGAAGGATTATCAAACCAAGCGtgcaaaatcaaatgttgattCAGAAGCGGAACCTGCTGTGCAGGCTGCTAAAGCCTGA
- the LOC133678859 gene encoding ATP synthase subunit 9, mitochondrial, translating into MSFVKEDNMLLNGRGISNNRARTLALRIRFSILNRQFLLGQAASPRFYRGVALKPIFCGNVFSSLIRSVARNPSLAKQLFGYAILGFALTEAIALFALMMRFLILLYF; encoded by the exons ATGTCGTTTGTTAAGGAAGACAACATGTTGTTG AACGGGAGGGGCATTTCAAATAATAGAGCCAGAACATTAGCTTTGAGAATACGCTTCAGTATATTGAATAGGCAATTCTTGCTCGGTCAAGCGGCTTCTCCCCGTTTCTATCGTGGTGTGGCGTTGAAGCCCATCTTCTGTGGAAATGTCTTCAGTTCTTTGATTCGTTCTGTAGCCAGAAATCCATCTTTAGCGAAACAATTATTTGGTTATGCTATTTTGGGATTTGCTCTAACGGAAGCAATCGCCCTCTTTGCCCTAATGATGCGATTTTTGAtcttattatatttctaa